In one Bryobacteraceae bacterium genomic region, the following are encoded:
- the tadA gene encoding tRNA adenosine(34) deaminase TadA, whose amino-acid sequence MSFDEAMMREALREAGAAAAAGEVPVGAVLVAGGEIVARAHNGPIARRDPTAHAEMEVLRAGAAAVRNYRLEEAELYVTLEPCAMCAGALVNARVRRLVFGCRDLRFGGVRSKFRIADSELMNHRVAVEEGVLAGECQRMLQEFFRERR is encoded by the coding sequence ATGAGCTTCGACGAGGCGATGATGCGGGAGGCGCTGCGGGAGGCCGGCGCGGCGGCGGCGGCCGGCGAGGTTCCGGTTGGGGCGGTGCTAGTGGCGGGTGGCGAGATCGTGGCGCGGGCGCACAACGGCCCGATCGCGCGGCGGGATCCGACGGCGCACGCGGAAATGGAAGTGCTGCGCGCGGGGGCGGCGGCGGTGAGGAATTACCGGCTGGAGGAGGCCGAGCTGTACGTGACGCTGGAGCCGTGCGCGATGTGCGCGGGGGCGCTGGTGAACGCGAGGGTGCGGCGGCTGGTGTTCGGCTGCCGGGATCTGCGATTCGGCGGCGTGCGCAGCAAGTTCCGCATCGCCGATTCGGAACTGATGAATCACCGGGTGGCGGTGGAGGAAGGCGTGCTGGCGGGTGAGTGCCAACGGATGCTGCAGGAGTTCTTTCGAGAGCGGCGGTGA
- a CDS encoding PEP-CTERM sorting domain-containing protein, producing the protein MNKSIVRFLGASLCALGAWAAPIVPTSYSGPNGGTGFFDYYDDTYSGLGSTTTAYSTLSGGTGQLTDGTTVTTNWYANPTPWVGWLVIPFDLNGNRCVVGVDADCHPGLGENPRFTFLFSTVTNFGTVSVHVDDTNGFGAVRPPLSIEVIGETAGGMVTYSKLFNLVDAVTADPKWYDLDVTGLAADRVIVRLLYRDAWIFADEIRFDDTVVGGAISGLVSAPVPNPEPGTILLSGLGIAGLAWWRRKRS; encoded by the coding sequence ATGAATAAAAGCATAGTACGATTCCTTGGTGCGTCTCTGTGTGCGTTGGGGGCTTGGGCGGCGCCGATCGTTCCAACCTCGTATTCCGGCCCCAACGGCGGAACTGGATTTTTCGACTACTACGACGACACCTATTCAGGGCTCGGCAGCACTACGACTGCCTACTCAACGCTATCCGGCGGAACGGGCCAACTCACTGATGGCACTACTGTTACCACCAACTGGTACGCGAATCCGACTCCCTGGGTCGGCTGGCTTGTCATCCCTTTTGACCTCAACGGAAACCGCTGCGTGGTCGGCGTCGACGCCGATTGCCACCCCGGCCTCGGCGAAAACCCCAGGTTCACTTTCCTCTTCAGCACCGTCACCAACTTTGGTACTGTATCCGTCCACGTCGATGACACCAACGGCTTCGGCGCGGTCCGCCCGCCCCTCAGCATCGAAGTGATCGGTGAGACCGCCGGCGGCATGGTCACCTACTCGAAGCTGTTCAACCTCGTCGACGCTGTCACCGCCGATCCGAAATGGTACGATCTCGACGTCACCGGCCTCGCCGCCGATCGCGTCATCGTCCGCTTGCTCTACCGCGACGCCTGGATCTTCGCCGACGAAATCCGCTTCGACGACACCGTCGTCGGGGGCGCCATCTCGGGCTTGGTCTCCGCGCCCGTTCCGAACCCCGAACCCGGCACGATTCTGCTCTCCGGCCTCGGCATCGCCGGCCTTGCCTGGTGGCGCCGCAAGCGCTCGTAG
- a CDS encoding SRPBCC family protein — protein MTRWVRYAAIAVGAALVAFAAAWVAGSMCDREFNSTTETIIKRPPLDVWLAVTDYDSIPRWHPDFAKAEMLSATKWKGFFKDGFVATYEVTQFQLGRLVEAAQVERNLPYWGRFSFELEEVPEGTRLTIRSHVEVDPPLTRLLARLMEPPGEQIATIASSLKRYIEAQ, from the coding sequence TTGACACGCTGGGTCCGTTACGCCGCGATTGCCGTGGGCGCTGCCCTGGTAGCTTTCGCCGCGGCATGGGTCGCGGGCTCCATGTGCGACCGCGAGTTCAACTCCACCACCGAGACCATCATCAAGCGCCCGCCCCTCGACGTGTGGCTCGCCGTCACAGACTACGATTCCATACCCCGCTGGCACCCCGATTTCGCCAAGGCCGAAATGCTCAGCGCCACCAAGTGGAAGGGTTTCTTCAAGGACGGCTTCGTCGCCACCTACGAAGTCACCCAGTTTCAACTCGGCCGCCTCGTCGAAGCCGCCCAGGTGGAGCGCAACCTGCCCTACTGGGGCCGCTTTTCTTTCGAACTCGAGGAAGTCCCCGAAGGCACCCGCCTTACCATCCGCAGCCACGTCGAAGTCGACCCGCCCTTAACCCGCCTCCTCGCGCGCCTCATGGAGCCCCCCGGCGAACAAATCGCCACCATCGCCTCCAGTCTCAAGCGCTACATCGAAGCGCAGTAG
- the ubiE gene encoding bifunctional demethylmenaquinone methyltransferase/2-methoxy-6-polyprenyl-1,4-benzoquinol methylase UbiE, which translates to MTVAAKGSTPKGVQGEDQVGRHVRRMFDGVAPRYDFLNHLLSFQTDRYWRWRTVRLLRPYLDRPDSRPVDLCCGSGDLMLALQRASNAPVYGSDFSHQMLRAATAKIASRRAPAKVFEADALRLPLRDNAATLVTAAFGFRNLANYRRGLDELLRVLAPGGAAAILEFSTPPNRLFRVAYDFYSRRILPRLGAIFSAEPGAYEYLPESVRKFPAAGELAAQMREAGFSEVRFHRMTCGIVALHIGIKP; encoded by the coding sequence ATGACCGTCGCCGCCAAAGGCTCCACGCCGAAAGGCGTCCAGGGGGAAGACCAGGTCGGCCGTCACGTCCGCCGCATGTTCGATGGCGTCGCCCCCCGCTACGACTTTCTCAATCACCTCCTCTCCTTCCAGACGGACCGCTACTGGCGCTGGCGCACCGTCCGCCTCCTCCGCCCCTATCTCGACCGTCCGGACTCTCGCCCCGTCGACCTCTGCTGCGGCTCCGGCGACCTGATGCTCGCCCTCCAGCGCGCCTCCAACGCCCCCGTCTACGGCAGCGACTTCTCGCACCAGATGCTCCGCGCCGCGACGGCCAAGATCGCATCCCGCCGTGCTCCTGCCAAGGTCTTCGAAGCAGACGCGCTCCGCCTCCCTCTCCGCGACAACGCCGCCACCCTCGTCACCGCCGCCTTCGGCTTCCGCAACCTTGCCAACTATCGCCGCGGACTCGACGAACTGCTCCGCGTCCTCGCCCCCGGAGGCGCCGCCGCAATCCTCGAGTTCTCCACCCCGCCGAACCGGCTCTTCCGCGTCGCCTACGATTTCTACTCGCGCCGCATCCTCCCCCGCCTCGGCGCCATCTTCTCCGCCGAACCGGGCGCCTATGAGTACCTCCCGGAATCGGTGCGCAAGTTCCCCGCCGCCGGCGAACTCGCCGCCCAAATGCGCGAGGCCGGTTTCTCTGAGGTTCGCTTCCATCGCATGACGTGCGGAATCGTCGCGCTGCATATTGGAATCAAGCCCTAG
- the nadB gene encoding L-aspartate oxidase yields the protein MYHEGITPSNGTLLKADFLVIGAGVAGLRAAIELAPGGQVLVLAKGEPKESSSEYAQGGIAAALADDDEVGLHEQDTLAAGDGLCDREAVHTLVEEGPAAIEELIGWGAEFDREGSKLSFTREGAHSRNRVLHAHGDSTGREIVRTLWQKANTFPQIRVLTFTAIIELLRRDGAVTGALAFDSWSGQPVFISAKAVLLATGGFGRVFQATTNPDVATGDGVALAYRAGAEISDIEFVQFHPTALNLPGAPCFLLSEALRGEGAYLRNGAGERFMERYHALGELAPRDVVSRSIVQEIRRTGDPGVVLDLTHFEPGRAKRRFPRIYETCLRFGIDLETMPAPVHPAAHYAMGGVRTDSDGMTTVANLYAAGEVACTGVHGANRLASNSLLEGLVYGARAGKSMRAMGDVWRYEPEPVEVARFPRMDEAELRSLAWREMGVVRDGDGLRRAIGRLEGVETEPRQSAPGAAYELRNMRQVALLVARCALAREESRGGHWRTDFPETSEAFRRHSSARIDQREVTFR from the coding sequence TTGTACCATGAGGGGATCACACCTTCGAACGGAACACTACTCAAAGCGGACTTCCTGGTGATTGGGGCCGGCGTGGCGGGGTTGCGGGCGGCGATCGAGCTGGCACCGGGCGGGCAGGTTCTGGTGCTGGCGAAGGGCGAGCCGAAGGAGTCGTCATCGGAGTATGCGCAGGGCGGGATCGCGGCGGCGCTGGCCGATGACGACGAAGTGGGGCTGCATGAGCAGGACACGCTGGCGGCGGGCGACGGTTTGTGCGACCGGGAGGCCGTGCACACGCTGGTGGAAGAGGGTCCGGCGGCGATCGAGGAGTTGATCGGGTGGGGCGCGGAGTTCGACCGGGAAGGCTCCAAGTTATCGTTCACCCGCGAGGGCGCGCACTCACGGAACCGGGTGCTGCACGCGCACGGGGATTCGACGGGTCGCGAGATCGTGCGGACGCTCTGGCAGAAAGCGAACACATTTCCGCAGATCCGCGTGCTGACATTCACGGCGATCATCGAGCTGCTGCGGCGGGACGGGGCGGTGACGGGTGCGCTGGCGTTCGACTCGTGGTCCGGGCAGCCGGTGTTCATTTCTGCCAAGGCGGTGCTGCTGGCGACGGGCGGGTTCGGGCGGGTATTTCAGGCAACCACGAATCCGGATGTGGCGACGGGCGATGGGGTGGCGCTGGCCTACCGGGCGGGAGCGGAGATCTCCGACATCGAGTTCGTTCAATTCCATCCGACGGCGCTGAACCTGCCGGGCGCGCCGTGTTTCCTGTTGTCCGAGGCGCTACGCGGCGAGGGTGCGTACCTGCGCAACGGCGCGGGCGAGCGATTCATGGAGCGCTACCATGCGCTGGGCGAGCTTGCGCCGCGCGACGTGGTGTCGAGGTCGATCGTGCAGGAGATCCGGCGGACGGGCGATCCGGGCGTCGTGCTGGACCTGACGCACTTCGAGCCAGGGCGGGCGAAGCGGCGGTTCCCGAGAATCTACGAGACGTGTCTGCGGTTCGGGATCGATCTTGAAACGATGCCGGCTCCGGTGCATCCGGCGGCGCACTACGCGATGGGCGGCGTGCGGACCGACAGCGACGGGATGACGACGGTGGCGAATCTGTATGCGGCGGGCGAGGTGGCGTGCACGGGAGTGCACGGGGCGAACCGGCTGGCGAGCAACTCGCTGCTCGAAGGTTTGGTGTACGGAGCGCGAGCGGGCAAATCGATGCGGGCGATGGGGGATGTGTGGCGGTACGAGCCGGAGCCGGTGGAAGTGGCGAGGTTCCCGCGGATGGACGAAGCGGAACTGAGGAGCCTGGCTTGGCGGGAGATGGGTGTGGTTCGCGACGGCGACGGGCTCAGGCGGGCGATCGGGAGGCTGGAGGGCGTGGAGACGGAGCCTCGACAGTCGGCGCCCGGCGCGGCGTACGAACTACGAAACATGAGACAAGTGGCTCTCCTCGTCGCCCGATGCGCGCTGGCGAGAGAGGAGAGCCGAGGAGGACACTGGCGTACTGACTTCCCGGAAACATCGGAAGCATTCCGAAGGCATTCTTCGGCGCGGATCGATCAGCGGGAAGTGACGTTCCGCTAG
- the hslU gene encoding ATP-dependent protease ATPase subunit HslU → MVIYLPSQSTDESPQLDELTPREIVAEMDKYVIGQADAKKAVAIALRNRIRRQKLEPDMAEEVMPKNILMIGPTGVGKTELARRLAKLANSPFLKVEASKFTEVGYVGRDVESMIRDLVEISIDMVRDERLDEVAERAERNAEERLLDLLMPPQPETTESVERTRDKLRERLRAGKLDDRMVEIDVKERGPTFEITTNMGVEEMDVNLKDMIPNLFAPKSRKRKMRVGEALEYLIQEEEQKLVDMDQVTRTAIDRVERNGIIFLDEVDKIAGREGGQGPDVSREGVQRDILPIVEGTTVNTRYGFVRTDHILFIAAGAFHVSKPSDLIPELQGRFPIRVELKSLSEEDFIRILREPKNALVKQYTALLDTEGIRLTFAQDALEEIARMAALVNRDTENIGARRLHTIMEKVLEEISFEGPDLKKKNVRIDAAYVKQQLSQIVKDQDLSRYIL, encoded by the coding sequence ATGGTGATCTATCTGCCTTCGCAGTCGACGGACGAATCCCCCCAACTGGATGAACTCACCCCCCGCGAAATAGTTGCCGAGATGGATAAGTACGTGATCGGCCAGGCGGACGCGAAGAAGGCCGTTGCGATCGCGCTTCGGAACCGAATCCGGCGGCAGAAACTGGAGCCGGACATGGCCGAGGAGGTGATGCCGAAGAACATCCTCATGATCGGTCCGACGGGGGTGGGCAAGACAGAGTTGGCGCGGCGGCTGGCGAAGCTGGCGAACTCGCCGTTTCTGAAGGTGGAGGCGAGCAAGTTCACCGAGGTGGGGTACGTGGGCCGGGACGTTGAGTCGATGATTCGGGATCTGGTTGAGATCTCGATCGACATGGTGCGGGACGAGCGGCTGGACGAGGTTGCGGAGCGGGCGGAGCGGAACGCGGAGGAGCGGCTGCTCGATCTGCTGATGCCGCCGCAGCCGGAGACCACCGAAAGCGTGGAGCGCACCCGCGACAAGCTGCGGGAACGGCTGCGCGCGGGCAAGCTCGACGACCGGATGGTGGAGATCGACGTGAAGGAGCGGGGTCCGACGTTCGAGATCACGACGAACATGGGCGTGGAGGAGATGGACGTCAATCTGAAGGACATGATCCCGAATCTGTTCGCGCCGAAGTCGCGGAAGCGGAAGATGCGGGTGGGGGAGGCGCTGGAGTACCTGATCCAGGAAGAAGAGCAGAAGCTCGTGGATATGGACCAAGTGACGCGGACGGCGATCGACCGTGTGGAGCGGAACGGCATCATCTTCCTGGACGAGGTGGACAAGATCGCGGGGCGGGAAGGCGGGCAGGGTCCGGATGTGAGCCGCGAGGGCGTGCAGCGCGATATTCTGCCGATTGTCGAGGGGACGACGGTGAACACGCGGTATGGATTCGTCCGCACGGATCATATTCTCTTTATCGCGGCGGGTGCGTTCCACGTGTCGAAGCCAAGCGATCTGATTCCGGAGCTGCAGGGCCGGTTTCCGATTCGGGTGGAGTTGAAGTCGCTGAGCGAGGAGGATTTCATCCGGATTCTACGGGAGCCGAAGAACGCGCTGGTGAAGCAGTATACGGCGCTGCTCGACACCGAGGGAATCCGGCTGACATTCGCGCAGGACGCGCTCGAGGAGATCGCGCGGATGGCGGCGCTGGTGAACCGGGATACGGAGAATATCGGGGCTCGGCGGCTGCATACGATCATGGAGAAGGTTCTGGAAGAGATTTCGTTCGAGGGCCCGGATTTGAAGAAGAAGAACGTGCGGATCGATGCGGCGTATGTGAAGCAGCAGCTCAGCCAGATCGTGAAAGATCAGGACTTGAGCCGCTATATTCTGTGA
- the hslV gene encoding ATP-dependent protease subunit HslV → MARERIRSTTILCVRRDGRVVMAGDGQVTMGGEVLKDSANKLRRLYKDQILAGFAGSTADAFSLFSRFESKLEQHGGNLSRSVVELAKDWRTDRVLRHLEALLLVADKKNSYLVSGNGDVIEPDESVAAIGSGGGYAKAAAAALIENTALDARAIAEKAMAIAGAICIYTNLQTRYEELS, encoded by the coding sequence GTGGCTCGAGAGCGAATCCGATCGACAACGATCCTGTGTGTCCGCCGGGATGGACGGGTGGTGATGGCCGGTGACGGCCAGGTGACGATGGGTGGGGAGGTGCTGAAGGACTCGGCGAACAAGCTCCGGCGTCTCTACAAGGACCAGATCCTGGCAGGTTTCGCGGGGTCGACGGCGGATGCGTTTTCGCTGTTTTCGCGGTTCGAGTCCAAACTCGAGCAGCATGGCGGGAACCTTTCGCGAAGCGTTGTGGAGCTCGCGAAGGACTGGCGGACGGATCGTGTTCTGAGGCATTTAGAAGCATTGCTGTTGGTGGCGGACAAGAAGAATTCGTACCTGGTGAGCGGCAACGGCGACGTGATCGAACCGGACGAATCGGTGGCGGCGATCGGGTCCGGCGGAGGCTACGCGAAGGCGGCGGCGGCGGCGCTGATCGAGAACACGGCGCTGGACGCGCGGGCGATCGCGGAAAAAGCGATGGCGATCGCCGGAGCGATCTGCATTTATACGAATCTGCAGACGAGGTACGAGGAGTTGAGCTGA
- a CDS encoding OmpH family outer membrane protein, which yields MISRRLYTAFGSFAFAALLAAPAAAQVKVGVIDTQKALLDTADMKKAQAGMEAKFKPRQDKLELLNKEIAEVQRQLQTMQGKLSPQGEAELVAQGQRKQKEAERLRQDLQEEVDRERQDILGLASQNMRTVIQKLAEEKGLDLVVDVGTTIFSKPTLDITADATAAYDKAHPAK from the coding sequence ATGATCTCTCGTCGCCTGTATACGGCCTTTGGTTCGTTTGCATTCGCCGCCCTGCTTGCCGCGCCGGCGGCCGCCCAAGTCAAGGTTGGCGTCATCGACACGCAGAAAGCGCTGCTCGACACCGCCGACATGAAGAAGGCGCAGGCCGGCATGGAAGCCAAGTTCAAACCCCGGCAGGATAAGCTCGAACTCCTCAACAAGGAAATCGCCGAGGTCCAGCGCCAGCTTCAGACCATGCAAGGCAAGCTCAGCCCGCAAGGCGAAGCGGAACTCGTTGCCCAGGGCCAGCGGAAACAGAAGGAGGCGGAACGCCTCCGCCAGGATCTCCAGGAAGAAGTCGATCGCGAACGCCAGGACATCCTCGGCCTCGCTTCGCAGAACATGCGAACCGTGATTCAGAAACTCGCCGAGGAGAAGGGGCTGGACTTGGTCGTCGACGTCGGCACCACCATCTTCTCCAAGCCCACCCTCGACATCACCGCCGACGCCACGGCCGCCTACGACAAGGCCCACCCGGCCAAGTAA
- a CDS encoding alkaline phosphatase family protein, translated as MRKLLLLIPALAAFAQTTAPRPRPASRPKLVVMIVVDQFRQDYFYRFGSEYTGGLAQLMKQGAFFTDAHYEHFPTVTAIGHSTVMSGATPSVSGIVGNEWYDRDLGRQVTSVFDPSVKALGASGEASSPHRLLVSTIADELKMSGRAPSKAIGISIKDRSAILPVGRMADGAYWFDNKTGNMVSSTYYFPDLPAWVQDFNKSRAADQWTGKPWLPFASKNAEPFLTMATPAGAPYWGNMQRSPFGNDLLELFAEKAVEAEKLGQGPGTDVLSVSFSSNDYVGHENGPDSPQVHDISVRTDRTLARLFQFLDAKVGLRNTIVAFTADHGVAPNPELMQSRKMPAGRISETLPAEKIEAAFKARYGDGPWVLGRSGPSPYLNHGLIRARHLSLGALQAEAAAIVREIPHIARVYTAGDLARGAVSGDRIDARLRNGYHRQRGADLFPVTEPFWTWGRDKATHGSPHHYDSHVPLVLMGPAVKPGRYHRRAAVNDIAPTVAVIVEVEAPSGSVGRVLEEALR; from the coding sequence ATGCGCAAGCTGCTCCTTCTGATCCCCGCGCTCGCCGCCTTCGCCCAGACCACCGCGCCCCGACCGCGCCCCGCCTCGCGACCCAAACTGGTCGTCATGATCGTAGTCGATCAGTTCCGCCAGGACTATTTCTACCGCTTCGGATCCGAGTACACCGGCGGCCTCGCCCAGTTGATGAAGCAAGGCGCCTTCTTCACCGACGCTCACTACGAACACTTCCCCACCGTCACCGCCATCGGCCACTCCACCGTGATGAGCGGCGCCACGCCGTCCGTCAGCGGCATCGTCGGCAACGAATGGTACGACCGCGATCTCGGCCGTCAGGTCACCTCCGTATTCGACCCCTCCGTCAAAGCGCTCGGCGCCTCCGGCGAGGCTTCCTCGCCCCACCGCCTCCTCGTTTCCACCATCGCCGACGAACTGAAGATGTCCGGCCGCGCTCCCTCCAAGGCGATCGGAATCTCGATCAAGGATCGCAGCGCCATCCTCCCCGTGGGCCGGATGGCCGACGGCGCCTACTGGTTCGACAACAAGACCGGAAACATGGTGTCGAGCACCTATTACTTCCCCGATCTCCCCGCCTGGGTCCAGGACTTCAACAAGTCCCGCGCCGCCGACCAGTGGACCGGCAAACCCTGGCTTCCCTTCGCCTCCAAGAACGCTGAGCCCTTCCTCACCATGGCCACTCCCGCCGGTGCGCCCTACTGGGGCAACATGCAGCGCTCTCCCTTCGGCAACGATCTCTTGGAGCTGTTTGCGGAAAAAGCGGTGGAAGCGGAAAAGCTCGGCCAGGGTCCCGGTACCGATGTCCTCTCGGTCAGCTTTTCCTCCAACGACTACGTCGGCCATGAGAACGGGCCTGATTCCCCGCAGGTCCACGACATCTCCGTCCGCACCGATCGAACCCTCGCCCGCCTGTTCCAGTTCCTCGACGCCAAGGTCGGCCTCCGCAACACCATCGTCGCTTTCACCGCCGATCATGGCGTCGCGCCGAATCCCGAGCTGATGCAATCCCGCAAAATGCCTGCCGGCCGAATTTCGGAGACCCTCCCCGCCGAAAAGATCGAAGCGGCCTTCAAGGCCAGGTACGGCGACGGTCCCTGGGTTCTCGGCCGTTCCGGCCCGTCGCCCTATCTGAACCACGGGCTCATCCGCGCCCGCCATCTCAGCCTCGGCGCCCTGCAGGCCGAAGCCGCCGCCATCGTCCGCGAGATCCCCCACATTGCGCGCGTCTACACCGCCGGCGACCTCGCCCGCGGCGCCGTCTCCGGCGATCGGATTGACGCCCGCCTCCGCAACGGATACCATCGCCAGCGTGGCGCGGATCTGTTCCCGGTCACCGAGCCTTTCTGGACATGGGGACGCGACAAAGCCACCCACGGCTCTCCGCACCATTACGATTCGCACGTGCCCCTCGTGCTGATGGGGCCCGCCGTCAAGCCCGGCCGGTATCACCGCCGAGCCGCCGTGAATGACATCGCGCCCACCGTGGCCGTGATCGTCGAGGTCGAGGCCCCCTCCGGTAGCGTCGGCAGGGTTCTGGAAGAAGCTCTTCGTTGA
- the aroB gene encoding 3-dehydroquinate synthase — MPLFTVRTPVRDYPCLVARGAVSQLSAHIPAKAGRIFIVTTADVWKLHGESLRAALAGRPADTLFFPGGEERKRMAEVESLAEQMVARGADRSSLVIAFGGGIVGDLGGFLAAIFMRGIPVIQVPTTLLAQVDASVGGKTGANLVSGKNLVGAFHQPLAVLIDPDVLATLPAREYRAGLYEVIKCGIIRSPRLFDRMLDEPAKVLVQEPEIVEDMIAESVRIKAEVVTEDEKEGGLRRILNFGHTMGHALEAETEYKYLLHGEAVAFGMRAVTHLGSLLGLTPEADRQRILRALDAYGPIPSLASLHPERMLSRLVSDKKTIQGNVHFVLPQTVGAVCVQSGVDPALVHRATAMALAELA; from the coding sequence ATGCCCCTTTTCACGGTCCGGACACCCGTCCGCGACTATCCTTGCCTCGTCGCCCGGGGCGCCGTTTCGCAGTTGTCCGCGCACATCCCCGCGAAGGCCGGCCGAATCTTCATCGTCACCACCGCCGACGTGTGGAAGCTCCACGGAGAGTCCCTCCGCGCGGCCCTCGCCGGACGCCCCGCCGACACGCTGTTCTTCCCCGGCGGCGAAGAGCGCAAACGCATGGCCGAAGTCGAATCCCTCGCCGAACAGATGGTCGCCCGCGGCGCGGATCGCTCCAGTCTCGTCATCGCGTTCGGCGGCGGCATCGTCGGCGATCTCGGCGGCTTCCTCGCCGCCATCTTCATGCGCGGCATCCCCGTCATCCAGGTGCCCACCACTCTCCTCGCCCAGGTCGATGCGTCGGTCGGCGGCAAAACCGGAGCCAATCTCGTCTCCGGCAAGAACCTGGTCGGCGCGTTTCACCAACCCCTCGCCGTGCTGATCGATCCCGATGTCCTCGCCACTCTCCCCGCTCGCGAATATCGCGCCGGCCTCTACGAAGTCATCAAGTGCGGCATCATCCGCAGCCCCCGCCTGTTTGACCGCATGCTCGACGAACCGGCGAAAGTGCTCGTCCAGGAGCCTGAAATCGTCGAGGACATGATCGCCGAATCGGTGCGCATAAAAGCCGAAGTCGTCACCGAAGACGAAAAAGAAGGCGGCCTCCGCCGCATCCTCAACTTCGGCCACACCATGGGCCACGCGCTCGAGGCCGAAACCGAATATAAATACCTTCTCCACGGCGAAGCCGTCGCCTTCGGAATGCGCGCCGTCACCCACCTCGGCTCCCTCCTCGGCCTCACCCCTGAAGCTGACCGCCAACGCATCCTCCGCGCCCTCGACGCCTACGGGCCCATCCCGTCCCTCGCTTCCCTTCACCCCGAACGCATGCTCTCCCGCCTTGTCTCCGACAAGAAAACCATTCAGGGCAACGTGCACTTCGTGCTGCCTCAAACCGTCGGCGCCGTCTGCGTCCAGTCCGGCGTCGACCCCGCGCTCGTCCACCGCGCCACCGCCATGGCCCTCGCGGAACTCGCATGA
- a CDS encoding PQQ-binding-like beta-propeller repeat protein: MKYAIVLLAAALSAADWPQWRGPDRDGKSPETGLLKRWPDAGPKLDWKAQGAGEGYSSMSIAGGRLYTLGQRGSVEFIIAFDAATGKKLWETAIGGPFRERRGDGPRGVPTVEGEKLWALAADGTLASLNARTGVVLWKVNAVSDFGGEVPHWGYSESPLIDGDRLIFNAGGNGTAIVALDKNTGKPVWKSQSDSAAYSSAILATVGSTRQVLTFTSKGAIAVRADNGELLWRYDNVANRTANIATPIYHDGHAFYSSAYGTGAALLKLASTGGGVKASEVYFTREMMNHYSSSVLVGETLYGFSNAILTAMNFRTGDVAWKDRSVGKGSVIFADGHLYALGEGGTVALIDPSPDGYKEISRFSFARSDWPAWAPPAIANGKLFIRDQDAIYCHSIR, translated from the coding sequence ATGAAGTACGCCATCGTCCTCCTCGCTGCCGCCCTCTCCGCTGCCGACTGGCCGCAGTGGCGCGGACCGGACCGCGACGGCAAGTCGCCCGAAACCGGTCTCCTCAAACGTTGGCCCGACGCCGGACCCAAGCTCGATTGGAAAGCCCAGGGCGCAGGCGAAGGCTACTCGTCCATGTCCATCGCCGGCGGACGCCTCTACACCCTCGGCCAGCGCGGCAGCGTCGAGTTCATCATTGCCTTCGACGCCGCTACCGGAAAGAAGCTCTGGGAAACCGCCATCGGCGGGCCTTTCCGCGAGCGCCGCGGTGATGGTCCGCGGGGTGTTCCCACGGTCGAAGGCGAAAAGCTCTGGGCGCTCGCCGCCGACGGTACGCTCGCGTCCCTCAACGCCCGCACCGGCGTCGTGCTCTGGAAAGTGAATGCCGTCTCCGATTTCGGTGGCGAGGTTCCGCACTGGGGCTACAGCGAGTCCCCGCTGATCGATGGCGACCGCCTCATCTTCAACGCCGGCGGAAACGGTACCGCCATCGTCGCGCTCGATAAGAACACTGGTAAGCCCGTCTGGAAATCGCAAAGCGACAGCGCCGCCTACTCCTCGGCGATCCTCGCCACCGTTGGCTCGACGCGCCAGGTGCTTACTTTCACCTCAAAGGGCGCCATCGCCGTCCGCGCCGACAACGGCGAACTGCTATGGCGATACGACAACGTCGCCAATCGCACCGCCAACATTGCAACGCCTATTTATCACGATGGACACGCGTTCTACTCGTCCGCCTATGGCACCGGCGCTGCGCTGTTGAAACTCGCCTCCACCGGCGGCGGAGTCAAGGCGAGCGAAGTCTACTTCACCCGCGAAATGATGAACCACTACTCGAGTTCCGTGCTCGTCGGCGAAACGCTCTACGGATTCTCGAACGCGATCCTCACCGCGATGAACTTTCGCACCGGCGACGTTGCCTGGAAGGACCGCAGCGTCGGGAAGGGATCGGTGATCTTCGCCGACGGCCATCTCTACGCCCTCGGCGAAGGCGGAACCGTGGCTTTGATCGATCCGTCGCCGGACGGTTACAAGGAAATCTCCCGCTTCTCATTCGCCAGAAGCGACTGGCCCGCCTGGGCTCCTCCGGCGATTGCCAACGGCAAGCTCTTCATCCGTGACCAGGATGCCATCTACTGTCACAGCATTCGATAA